The Obesumbacterium proteus DNA window GTGGGCTAACGATTTTGCTAGTCGCTGTTCATAGTGAGTAATCGCACGCTCAGCCAACGCATCGCCTTGACGAGATAACGCCATGATTTCAGCGCCCGCCAGCGGCTGGCCGCCTAAACGCTGGTAGTCTGTTTCAAAACCGGTACCAGAGATAAAGGTTTCAATACAGCCTGATTTCCCACAGTAGCAAGGCACCTCTTTCTGATACTGCCACTCGTCGTCAGTAAGCCAAGGCAAAGGGTTATGTCCCCACTCGCCTGCAATACCGTTGCCACCCGCATGCACCCGCCCATCGATGGCAATACCTGAGCCACAGCCGGTGCCGATAATCACCGCAAACACCAAATGTGCTCCAGTCGCTGCACCGTCGGTTGCTTCTGAAACGGCGAGACAGTTGGCATCATTGGCTAAACGAACGTCGCGCGACAGACGCTTGGCAAGATCTTTGTCTAATGGCTGGCCGTTCAGCCAGGTGGAGTTCGCATTTTTTACCAGTCCGGTAAAGGGCGATAATGTGCCGGGGATCCCCACGCCAACGCTTCCTCGCTGACCAGTTTGCTTTTCGGCTAGCTCCACCAGCCCCGCAATCGCCTCAACGGTTTTTGCGTAGTCATCACGAGGGGTCGCAATGCGATGCCGAAACAGCTCCTGACCGTTGTTTTCCAAGGCGATAACTTCAATTTTGGTACCGCCCAAATCTATACCAATACGCACATAGCCCCCTAAACAGACGAATACTGAGTCGAGCTAGTGTGCAAAATTTCTCGGGCAATTAATACTACAGTCGCCCTTCTTTATTCGTTATCATGCGCCCTGTTTAACACATTGCCATACCCCAAATAATGGGAGTTGCATCAAGGCGGCAAGAGAGCGCAGCCAACATAGATACAACTTCAAGTATGAAGGGTATAAAACATGGCGCGCGATGCGTCACGATCAGGGACAACGCTAATGCTATGGTTTAAGAATTTATTGGTTTACCGTCTGAGCCGCGATGTTCATCTGGTGCCAGATGAAGTTGAAAAAATGCTGGGCTCTATGGCCTTTACGCCGTGCGGTAGTCAGGATATGGCGAAAACGGGCTGGGTCTCTCCGATGGGTTCCCACAGCGACGCGCTGACTCACTACGTCAACGACCAAATCCTGTTGTGCGCACGTAAAGAAGAAAAAATCTTGCCATCGCCGGTATTAAAACAGGCGTTACAGGCAAAAATTGAAAAGCTGGAAGGCGAGCAAGGCCGCAAGCTTAAGAAAACCGAAAAAGATTCGTTAAAAGACGAAGTCCTGCACACGTTACTACCGCGTGCTTTCAGCCGTTTCAGCCAAACTTGGCTGTGGATTGATATGGCGAACGGCCTAATCATGGTCGATGCTGCCAGCCCGAAAAAAGCAGAAGACACCTTAGCGCTGTTGCGTAAAAGCATTGGCTCACTGCCGGTGGTGCCATTAACCATGGAAAGCCCAATTGAGCTGACGATGACCGAATGGGTGCGCTCAGGCGAAGTTCCTGCGGGCTTTGCTCTGCAAGACGAAGCGGAGCTGAAAGCAATTCTGGAAGAAGGCGGCGTGATCCGCTGTAAAAAACAGGATCTGGTTTCTGACGAAATTGCCGTTCACATTGAAGCGGGCAAACTGGTGACCAAGCTGGCGCTGGACTGGCAGGAGCGCATTCAGTTGGTGCTGTCCGACGATGGTTCACTGAAGCGTTTGAAGTTCTCTGAAACGATTCGCGATCAGAACGAAGACATCGACCGCGATGATTATGCACAACGCTTCGATGCCGATTTCATTTTGATGACCAGCGAACTGGCTGCGTTAATCAAAAATATTATTGAAGCGCTCGGCGGCGAATCAGAAAAATAAGCCGTACCCATAGGCAGTACCAATAAATAGCACCTACAAAAACGGGCTGAAGTTAAACTTCAGCCCGTTTGTTTGAGACTAAGAAAACTTAGCTCAGATATTTACACAGATACGAAGTGGGTTCCGCAACCTGCAAGTTAAACTCGCTATGCCCCGGAACAAAGAACGTTTCACCTGATGAGAACACCTGCCAATCAGGCGCACCCGGAATTAACACACGCAATGCACCTGTAATCACCGTCATCTCTTCCGGCTTATCGGTTGAGAAGGTGTATTCCCCTGCGTCCATTACGCCAATGCTCTGACGCCCAATGCTGCCACTGTCAAAACCAATCGACTTCACTTTACCAGCAAAATACTCATTTACATTCAACATACTATGGCACCTGTATTGAGAAGGGGTTACTGCATCTTGTATGAAAAAAACAGTGCTGTCACTGACTTAGTTCACACTGTGAGAGAACCACGCCGGTTATGGCTTCAAGCGCTCATTAACTGAACGTTTGTTTAGTAGGCGCTGGCATCGGTAATCACCCTAATCTGTTCCGTGCTCAAGCTGAGATTAGCCGCCACCGCGAGCTCGTTCAGCTGTTTTAACGACGTTGCGCTCGCAATCGGTGAGGTAATCCCCGGCTGTGCGATTTGCCAAGCTAATGCCACCGCCACCGGCGAGGCATTGACCTCATGAGCCACCTGCTCAAGCGCATCAAGGATCCCCAACCCACGGCTATTGAGGTATTTCTCCACAATCCCGTTACCCCGTGCGCTTTTGTGAGCATCTTCGGCGCTGCGGTATTTTCCTGAAAGGAACCCGCTGGCCAACGCGTAATAGTTAATTACGCCCAGACCTTCTTTTGTACCAGCGGTGCCAGCCCGACTTCGAAATCATGGCGGTCGTATAAATTGTATTCGGGTTGAATGGTTTCATAGCGCGCTAAGCCCAGCTTAGCACTCACGTCTAACGCCTTAGCCAAGCGCTCCGCGCTGTAGTTTGACGCCCCAATCGCGCGCACCTTGCCCTCTTTGATCAACGCGTCAAAGGCATTCATCGTCTCTGCCAACGGCGTGTTTTGGTCATCATCATGCGCCTGATAAAGATCGATATAATCCGTTTTCAAGCGGCGCAAAGAGGCTTCCACCGCCTCGCGGATATAACGTGCCGATAGCCCTTTCAGCTGTGGCCCCATCGGTTTACCCACTTTGGTAGCCAGAATAATTTGGTCACGCTTGCCGCTTTTTTGTAGCCAGTTGCCGATAATAGTTTCGGACTCGCCGCCGAAATTCCCCGGCACCCACGCAGAGTAAACGTCGGCGGTATCAATGAAGTTCAGTTTGTGGTCTAGCAGTGCGTCAAGCAGGCTAAACGAAGTTGCCTGATCCACGGTCCAACCAAATACGTTCCCCCCCGAAGGTAATGGTTGGAACTCGAATACCAGAACGTCCTAGCTCACGTAAATTCATTATTGGCTCCTGTATTGAGATTTGAGAAAACAACGCTGATAACGAATACTATTAGCACTAATTATTCGTATAGGTGATAGACAATTTAGGCTAAATCCAGAAAGGTCTTACCCTATCTGACTTATCTTCCACATTTCCTTCATTTTTAGATAAAGCTGACGGCCTAGAATAGTAAACTGACACGAGTCACTAATTTGTTTGTGATTGGGCCACTAAGTCCAATTTTTATATTCCCGCTGCGGCGGGGATATTTCTCTGGAGAATTCAGTCTGCAATGAGCGCTTTCAATAAACCGACCTCCCGTAAACGCCTTTGGTGGGCTATCGCCGTTCTTGTTGTGGCTGGCGTCATTGTTTGGCGTTATACCAGCAGCGGCACCGAAGCGCCCGCGGCTGGCGCAGAACAGGCACAGAAAGGGAAAGCAGGTGGCAAAGCTGGCGGTCGTCGTGGCGGCAGCGGCATATTGGCTCCGGTTCAGGCGGCAGAAACACGCATATCTAACGTGCCTAACTACCTCACCGGTTTGGGAACGGTCACGGCAGCCAATACGGTCACCGTGCGCAGCCGCGTCGACGGTCAACTGATGAAAATTCACTTCACCGAAGGCCAACAGGTCAAAGCCGGTGATTTGCTGGCCGAGATCGACCCACGTCCTTTCCAAGTTCAACTGGCGCAAGCCCAAGGGCAACTGGCCAAAGATCAGGCCATTTTAGCCAATGCGCGTCGCGACTTAGCGCGTTATCAACAGCTCAGCAAAACCAATATGGTTTCGAAGCAAGAGCTGGATACACAGGCCTCTCTGGTGACGCAAACTCAGGGCAGCATCGTGGCCGATCAAGGTGCCGTTGACAGCGCCAAGCTTCAGTTGACCTACAGCCGTATCACCGCGCCTATTGATGGCCGCGTGGGGTTGAAGCTGGTTGATGAGGGCAACTACATCACCAGCGGCGATACCACCGGTTTAGTGGTGTTAACGCAAACCCATCCGATTGACGTGGTCTTCACCCTACCAGAAGCAAATATTGCCAGCATTCAGCAGGCACAAAAAGAAAACGGCAAGTTAGAGGTGGAAGCGTGGGATCGCTCCAATCAGCACTTACTCACCACCGGCACCTTGCTGAGCATGGATAACCAGATCGATACCAGTACCGGCACCATCAAAATTAAGGCGCGTTTTGATAACCAAGACGACACCTTATTCCCTAATCAGTTTGTTAACGTGCGCCTGAAAGTCTCCACCCAAAGCGACGCCGTGGTAGCGCCTGCGGCCGCGGTTCAGATGGGGAACGAAGGCAACTTCGTCTGGGTATTGAATGATAAAAATCAGGTGAGTAAGCACGCCGTATCCGTGGGAACCCGTGATGCCTCTGACGTGGTGATTACCGGTGGGCTCTCAGCGGGCGAGCGCGTGGTGACTGACGGTATCGATCAGTTGACCGAAGGCGCAACCGTCGAAGTGATTGCCCCGCATAGTGAAAATACCGCACAGACTCAGGCACAAGCAGGCAAAGATATTCCTGCTAAACCAAACACGGATAAGCAGAACGCTGGTAAACAGGACAAGTCATAATGC harbors:
- the mak gene encoding fructokinase — translated: MRIGIDLGGTKIEVIALENNGQELFRHRIATPRDDYAKTVEAIAGLVELAEKQTGQRGSVGVGIPGTLSPFTGLVKNANSTWLNGQPLDKDLAKRLSRDVRLANDANCLAVSEATDGAATGAHLVFAVIIGTGCGSGIAIDGRVHAGGNGIAGEWGHNPLPWLTDDEWQYQKEVPCYCGKSGCIETFISGTGFETDYQRLGGQPLAGAEIMALSRQGDALAERAITHYEQRLAKSLAHVINIIDPDVVVLGGGMSNVDRLYTTVPPLISTWVFGRECETPVRKAKHGDSSGVRGAAWLWPL
- the rdgC gene encoding recombination-associated protein RdgC, whose amino-acid sequence is MLWFKNLLVYRLSRDVHLVPDEVEKMLGSMAFTPCGSQDMAKTGWVSPMGSHSDALTHYVNDQILLCARKEEKILPSPVLKQALQAKIEKLEGEQGRKLKKTEKDSLKDEVLHTLLPRAFSRFSQTWLWIDMANGLIMVDAASPKKAEDTLALLRKSIGSLPVVPLTMESPIELTMTEWVRSGEVPAGFALQDEAELKAILEEGGVIRCKKQDLVSDEIAVHIEAGKLVTKLALDWQERIQLVLSDDGSLKRLKFSETIRDQNEDIDRDDYAQRFDADFILMTSELAALIKNIIEALGGESEK
- the ppnP gene encoding pyrimidine/purine nucleoside phosphorylase, with protein sequence MLNVNEYFAGKVKSIGFDSGSIGRQSIGVMDAGEYTFSTDKPEEMTVITGALRVLIPGAPDWQVFSSGETFFVPGHSEFNLQVAEPTSYLCKYLS
- a CDS encoding MdtA/MuxA family multidrug efflux RND transporter periplasmic adaptor subunit gives rise to the protein MSAFNKPTSRKRLWWAIAVLVVAGVIVWRYTSSGTEAPAAGAEQAQKGKAGGKAGGRRGGSGILAPVQAAETRISNVPNYLTGLGTVTAANTVTVRSRVDGQLMKIHFTEGQQVKAGDLLAEIDPRPFQVQLAQAQGQLAKDQAILANARRDLARYQQLSKTNMVSKQELDTQASLVTQTQGSIVADQGAVDSAKLQLTYSRITAPIDGRVGLKLVDEGNYITSGDTTGLVVLTQTHPIDVVFTLPEANIASIQQAQKENGKLEVEAWDRSNQHLLTTGTLLSMDNQIDTSTGTIKIKARFDNQDDTLFPNQFVNVRLKVSTQSDAVVAPAAAVQMGNEGNFVWVLNDKNQVSKHAVSVGTRDASDVVITGGLSAGERVVTDGIDQLTEGATVEVIAPHSENTAQTQAQAGKDIPAKPNTDKQNAGKQDKS